Proteins encoded by one window of Clostridium perfringens:
- a CDS encoding aminotransferase class V-fold PLP-dependent enzyme, translating into MNNNFRELFIGVDEEITIYNGKKIVPINLDNAATTPALKEGLKCVSDMLHVYSSIGRGKGYKANFCNEFYENSRKKILEFFNVKNTEDYTVIYVKNATEGLNLLAHSLGNKKDYIISTRMEHHANDLPWRENSNILYAEVDELGLLKKEKIEELIKKHKGKVKYLTITGASNVTGYLNPINEIAKMAHDNGIKIIVDAAQLVAHKPINIGGTGNNDHIDFLVFSAHKMYAPFGTGVIIALKELIKDKDPLLKGGGAVDLVSDNKVFLDSEPERFEAGTPNIIGVCSLLSSIKVIKSIGFDKIELLEENLKKTLLDGLKGMPDIITYGDSNYKNRIGVVVFNVKDIHHDVISERLANLRGISIRNGTFCAHPYVRRLLNLKDEEFSKYAYSNKPRPGMLRVSLGLYNTKEEIEEFLNTLEIVKEKDFRL; encoded by the coding sequence ATGAATAATAATTTTAGAGAATTGTTTATAGGCGTTGATGAAGAAATAACTATTTATAATGGAAAAAAGATAGTACCAATTAATCTTGACAATGCAGCTACTACACCTGCTTTAAAGGAAGGATTAAAATGCGTTAGTGACATGTTGCATGTATATAGTTCCATTGGAAGAGGAAAAGGATATAAAGCAAATTTTTGTAATGAATTTTATGAAAACTCAAGAAAAAAGATTTTAGAGTTTTTTAATGTTAAGAATACAGAGGATTATACTGTAATATATGTAAAAAATGCTACTGAAGGGTTGAATCTTTTAGCACATTCTTTAGGAAACAAAAAGGATTATATAATAAGCACTAGAATGGAACATCATGCAAATGATTTGCCTTGGAGAGAAAATAGCAATATTTTATATGCTGAAGTGGATGAACTAGGACTTTTAAAAAAAGAAAAGATAGAAGAATTAATTAAAAAACACAAAGGAAAAGTAAAATACTTAACAATAACAGGTGCCTCTAATGTAACAGGATATTTAAATCCAATAAATGAAATAGCAAAAATGGCTCATGATAATGGAATTAAAATAATAGTAGATGCAGCTCAGTTAGTTGCTCATAAGCCAATAAATATAGGGGGAACTGGAAATAATGATCACATAGATTTTCTAGTTTTCTCAGCTCATAAAATGTATGCTCCCTTTGGAACAGGGGTAATTATTGCATTAAAAGAGCTTATAAAAGATAAAGATCCATTATTAAAAGGTGGAGGAGCAGTGGACTTAGTTTCAGATAATAAGGTCTTTTTAGATAGTGAGCCAGAGCGTTTTGAAGCAGGAACCCCTAATATAATAGGAGTATGTTCACTTTTATCATCAATTAAAGTAATAAAATCTATAGGTTTTGACAAAATAGAATTATTAGAGGAAAACTTGAAAAAAACTTTGTTAGATGGCTTAAAAGGTATGCCAGATATAATAACATATGGAGATTCTAATTATAAAAATAGAATAGGAGTAGTTGTCTTTAATGTTAAAGATATCCACCATGATGTAATATCAGAAAGGTTAGCTAACCTTAGGGGAATATCTATTAGAAATGGAACTTTTTGTGCTCATCCTTATGTTAGAAGGCTTTTAAACCTTAAGGATGAAGAATTTTCAAAATATGCTTATAGCAATAAGCCTAGACCAGGTATGTTAAGAGTAAGTTTAGGATTATATAATACTAAAGAAGAAATAGAGGAATTTTTAAATACCTTAGAAATAGTAAAAGAAAAAGATTTTAGACTATAA